GCCACGCTCGTGCTGCTGATCAACGCGGAGACGACCCGGGCCCTCGGCATCCGCGGGCCCGGCAACGCCGAGAAGTGAGCCGGGAAGCAACCGGCCCTTTCGGTCACTCCTCCACCAGCAGCTTCTCCCGCAGCTGCGCCAGCGTGCGCGCCAGCAGCCGGGAGACGTGCATCTGCGAGATGCCGACCTCCTGCGCGATCTGCGACTGGGTCATGTTGCCGAAGAACCGCAGCAGCAGGATCCGCTTCTCGCGCGGGGGCAGGTCCTCCAGGAGTGGCTTCAGCGATTCCCGGTACTCGACGCCCTCCAGCGCCTCGTCCTCCGCGCCCAGGGTGTCCGCGACCGCCGGTGACTCGTCGTCGGTGTCGGGGACGTCCAGGGACAGCGTGGAGTACGCGTTGGCGGACTCCAGGCCCTCCAGGACCTCCTCCTCCGAGATCGCCAGCTTCTCGGCCAGCTCGTGCACCGTGGGGGAGCGGCCGTGCAGCTGCGACAGCTCGGCCGTCGCCGTGGTCAGGGAGAGACGCAGCTCCTGCAGCCGGCGCGGCACCCGCACCGCCCAGCCCTTGTCGCGGAAGTGCCGCTTGATCTCGCCGACGACCGTCGGGGTCGCGTAGGTGGAGAACTCCACGCCGCGGTCCGGGTCGAAGCGGTCGACCGACTTGATCAGGCCGATGGTGGCGACCTGGGTCAGGTCGTCCAGCGGCTCGCCCCGGTTGCGGAACCGGCGCGCGAGGTGCTCCACCAGCGGCAGATGCATCCGGACCAGCCGGTTGCGCAGCTCCGCGTACTCCGGGCTGCCCTGCGGCAGCGAGCGCAGCTCGACGAACAGGGCGCGCGCCCCGCTGCGGTCCTGAGGGCCGTGGTGCGCGGGAGGCGCGCCCCGCGCGGCCACCGCGTCGTCCTCGGAATTTCGCTCGTGCTCGCTCATCGTCCCGCCCGTCGCCCTTCCCCGAGCCCGTCCCTCGGCCCGGACAGGGAAGCCCCCGCTTCGCCGCTCCAGAGGCGCGCCCTGCACGGCACTGTCCTGATCCCGCTGCCCGTCGCCGGGGAAGTCCGCCCGAGGGGAGTCCTCCTCCGGGTGCGGCCGGGCCTGCTCGGGGATGCCGTCGATGCCGTCCGCCATGCGCCGGGAACCGCCGGGGCCGCCCCGGGCACCCGCCGGACCGTCCGGTCCGGCGGGCCGGACCGCGCCCTCGGCCGGCAGCTCCCGTGTGCCGCGCTCTTCGTCCCGCACCGGACCGTCCCCGTTCCTCACGCCGGCCCGGGTCCCGCGCCGCGCTGTTTGTAGAGGCTGATCGAAACGGTCTTGTCGTCGTCCACGGCGGAGGAGACCTTGCCCGCCAGTGCGGACAGCACGGTCCAGGCGAAGGTGTCGCGCGAAGGGGCGTGACCGTCCGTGGTGGGCGCGGAGACGGTGACCTCCAGCGAGTCGTCGACGAGCCGGAAGACACAGCTGAGCACCGAGCCGGGCACGGCCTGCTGGAGCAGGATCGCGCACGCCTCGTCCACCGCGATGCGCAGGTCCTCGATCTCGTCCAGGGTGAAGTCCAAACGGGCCGCGAGACCGGCCGTGGCCGTCCGCAGCACCGACAGGTAGGCACCCGCAGCCGGCAGCCGGACTTCGACGAAGTCCTGGGTCGCGGGCTCGCCTGCGATCTGGGACACCCTCACCTCCAAGGTGGTACAAGCTCAACGGGGCCGAGGGTCGCCCCCCGGGGGTAACGCGATGTGTGGTGCAGCGGTGACGCTACCGCGCTCTCGATTTTCCTGTTCCTCGGGACCCCAACCCCCTGCTGTCACTCATAGTAAACACCCGAACACGCACAGTGGCTAGGGGGAGGGCGGACCCAATTCGGAACAGTGGGCGCCGGGTTGACGTACCCCGGCGTCAGACGCTCGAACCGTCCTGATCCGGGCCCGTGGAGCCCCGGGTCGCGAGCGGGTCACACCAGCACGTGGTCGACGAAGCACCAACGCCAATTCTCACCCGGTTCGAACGTCCGCATCACCGGGTGGCCCGACTTTTCATGGTGCTCCGTCGCGTGCCGCCCCGGCGAGGAGTCGCAGCAGCCGACGTGACCGCAGGTGAGGCAGAGCCGCAGCTGCACCGGGTGCGTACCGGCCGCCAGGCACTCCGGACAGGTCTCGCTCAGCGCGGCAGGTTCGGGGTGCGGCAGCGCGTCGGCATGCGTGCACTGTTTCATGATTGCCAGATTACGACGGGTGCGCGCGTGACCGCGCGGAAAACGAAGGCGGACGAGAGCCATGGACGTGATGCCCCTGCTGTTGCTGGTGGCCGGGAGCGCCGTGATCGCCGCGGCCGGCCGCCGCACACCGGTGCCGGCACCGCTGCTGCTGGTCGCGGCAGGACTGGCGGTGTCGTCCGTACCGGGCGTCCCCGAGTTCGCCCTCGACCCGCACGTCGTCCTGCCCCTGCTGCTCCCCCCGCTGCTGCACACCGCGGCCACCGACAGCTCGTACCTCGATCTGCGCGCCCAACTGCGGCCCGTGGCCCTGCTCTCGGTGGGCTACGTCCTCTTCGCCACCGTGGCCGTCGGCTGGGCCGCCCACCTGATCGTGCCCGGGCTGCCGCTGACCGCCGCGCTGGTGCTGGGCGCCGTCGTGGCACCGCCGGACGCGGTCGCCGCCACGGCGATCGCCCGCCGCGTGGGACTGCCCTCCCGGATCACCACCATCCTCCAGGGCGAGTCCCTGGTGAACGACGCGACCGCGATCACCGCCTACCGGGTGGCCCTCGCCGCGGCCGTCGGCGAGGGCGCCACCTGGCCCGAGGGCGTCGGCGACTTCCTCCTCGCCGCGGTCGGCGGCATCGGCATCGGACTGCTGCTGATGGTGCCGATCCACTGGCTGCGCACCCACCTCAAGGAGGCGCTGCTGCAGAACACGCTCTCGCTGCTGATCCCGTTCGTGGCGTACGCCGCCGCCGAGGAGGTGCACGCCTCCGGAGTGCTCGCCGTGGTGGTCGTCGCCCTCTACCTCGGTCACCGCGCGTGGGAGGTCGACTTCGCGACCCGGCTCCAGGAGGAGGCGGTGTGGAAGATGGTCGCCTTCGTCCTGGAGTCGTCGGTGTTCGCGCTCATCGGGCTCCAGCTGCCGGTGGTGCTGCGGGGCCTCGGGGACTACGAGGGCGCCGACGCCGCCTGGTACGCGCTCGCCGTCTTCCTCGTGGTGGTCGCCGCGCGGTTCCTCTGGGTCTACCCGGCGACC
Above is a genomic segment from Streptomyces glaucescens containing:
- a CDS encoding RNA polymerase sigma factor SigF, which encodes MRDEERGTRELPAEGAVRPAGPDGPAGARGGPGGSRRMADGIDGIPEQARPHPEEDSPRADFPGDGQRDQDSAVQGAPLERRSGGFPVRAEGRARGRATGGTMSEHERNSEDDAVAARGAPPAHHGPQDRSGARALFVELRSLPQGSPEYAELRNRLVRMHLPLVEHLARRFRNRGEPLDDLTQVATIGLIKSVDRFDPDRGVEFSTYATPTVVGEIKRHFRDKGWAVRVPRRLQELRLSLTTATAELSQLHGRSPTVHELAEKLAISEEEVLEGLESANAYSTLSLDVPDTDDESPAVADTLGAEDEALEGVEYRESLKPLLEDLPPREKRILLLRFFGNMTQSQIAQEVGISQMHVSRLLARTLAQLREKLLVEE
- a CDS encoding anti-sigma factor; amino-acid sequence: MSQIAGEPATQDFVEVRLPAAGAYLSVLRTATAGLAARLDFTLDEIEDLRIAVDEACAILLQQAVPGSVLSCVFRLVDDSLEVTVSAPTTDGHAPSRDTFAWTVLSALAGKVSSAVDDDKTVSISLYKQRGAGPGPA
- a CDS encoding UBP-type zinc finger domain-containing protein, whose amino-acid sequence is MKQCTHADALPHPEPAALSETCPECLAAGTHPVQLRLCLTCGHVGCCDSSPGRHATEHHEKSGHPVMRTFEPGENWRWCFVDHVLV
- a CDS encoding Na+/H+ antiporter encodes the protein MDVMPLLLLVAGSAVIAAAGRRTPVPAPLLLVAAGLAVSSVPGVPEFALDPHVVLPLLLPPLLHTAATDSSYLDLRAQLRPVALLSVGYVLFATVAVGWAAHLIVPGLPLTAALVLGAVVAPPDAVAATAIARRVGLPSRITTILQGESLVNDATAITAYRVALAAAVGEGATWPEGVGDFLLAAVGGIGIGLLLMVPIHWLRTHLKEALLQNTLSLLIPFVAYAAAEEVHASGVLAVVVVALYLGHRAWEVDFATRLQEEAVWKMVAFVLESSVFALIGLQLPVVLRGLGDYEGADAAWYALAVFLVVVAARFLWVYPATFLPRALSARIRKREDNPTWKGAFVISWAGMRGVVSLAIAFSIPVTVDGEHFPGRNLILFLTFTTVIGTLVVQGLTLPPLIRLLRLPGRDPQAETLAEANAQAQASRAAEQRLDELLADERNALPQPLADRLRTVLERRRNAVWERLGQPNPITGETADDTYRRLAREMIGAEREVFVKLRDLRYIDDEMLRTLLRRLDLEEAAAYREAT